The segment AACCCTCAGAATCGTTGCCCACCAAGGTAGTGGAAATTTTCGGTTGTGCTTCTCTGCTTCATCATGAAGATATTGCATTTCTTTTTGAGTCCATCCGCAATCTTCAAAAAAAGAAAACCAGTCCTCCGGGAAAAATTGGAATGGTGCATCTCCCAGTAAATTTCTAAATTTGAGAGACTGGTACCGTGGGTAAACTTCTGGTGAGTAGTATTCAGCGAGCCATAGTTTAAAATTAGATTGATCTTTGATATCTTTGGCTAAACTGCTAACTGAATCTTCAGTAAGGTATGGGATTACTCCTTCAGTTAAAATAAGAGCAGGTCCTACTCTATGATTTAGTGCGCGGAATAACTTAGCCCTTTCAACTTGATCGGTTAGATTTAAACCGGTCCTCTGAAGTTTGCACTTTGGTTTTTGGTTCTTTAGTTTTTCATTTTTTAATTCAATGATATATGGAAAATCTATTTCAATCCAGTGAACATCCGATGGAAAAGTGAGTCGATATGGTCGAGTATCAAGGCCTGCCCCGATATTAATGATGGTTTTGTACCCTTGACTTATATATTTCAGAATATATTCATCAATCAAACGCGTCCGAATAGTCACATTCCAGTAAGCATATCGCTCGAAGG is part of the Sulfurirhabdus autotrophica genome and harbors:
- a CDS encoding class I SAM-dependent methyltransferase, which produces MDSNTSSVKKVSDTAFWVAYYRAVESKKKNPLFRDPLADLLTGEYGEKVSNSMKSFERYAYWNVTIRTRLIDEYILKYISQGYKTIINIGAGLDTRPYRLTFPSDVHWIEIDFPYIIELKNEKLKNQKPKCKLQRTGLNLTDQVERAKLFRALNHRVGPALILTEGVIPYLTEDSVSSLAKDIKDQSNFKLWLAEYYSPEVYPRYQSLKFRNLLGDAPFQFFPEDWFSFFEDCGWTQKEMQYLHDEAEKHNRKFPLPWWATILRVFIGEKRIMRGARKFSAYIVFEKNTVE